AAATGTTCTATATACAATGACACCTCAGATGTCAGTACATTTATCTCACAGGTACAAGGAATAATTACTTGTTCTAGTGACCTTTTCCAAACATGATGTCCTCCTAAGTTTATAACATTGTTCCCATTTTGCTCATTCAGCACTTACTCGCCTCTTGGTTTTATTCTCCAAGGCTTCAGAGTActagcttcttgagagcaaaaaTCATTTCTTACACTACTCTCATACTGCTATGAccacacagcagatgcttaaccTTGCAAATACCTAgattagtttaaaattttaaaagggaagggaGTACAAGAACACGAAGTAGCatatttaaaggaaataaaaattatacaaataaggAGAAAGTCCTTTGCCTATTGTTGTATGAAAGTAAAGATTACAGAAATTATAATAGGTTTACCTGGATATATTAATTTGAAGCTCCTCCATGTGGATGGACATCTGTCTTAGGTGGTCTTTTAAAACGCTACAATTCTCTTCTTTAGCCcggatttcttcttcctttgtttgAATAGCATCACTgaatttcctttcccattttttagcCTCATCTATCACTCGATCTCGGTCATCCTGGAGAGAAGACATGCTTTTGGTGAAGGCTGCAAGCTGGGCCAAAGTGCTGTTTAAGTTTTCCTGAAGCTGCTTGACTTCTTGGTCTTTTTTGTTCAAGGTAACCTGAACTTCTCCAAAAGTCTCTTCCAAGTGGACCTTTTCTCTATGTAAAGCATCCAGCTTTTCTTGCATGTTCTTGACCTCCTTCATGTGCTTATCTTCTGCTTGTTCCAGTTTTCTTTCAAGATCTTCATCCTTTTGCTTCATTTGGCTTTTAACAAGTTCTTTATTTGATTGAAGTTCCTTTTTCACCTTGAGACTGTCTGCTAAGACCCTTGCTGCTTCACTCTGAGTGTCATCTAGCAACACTTTGCAGTAGTCCAGTTCTTCCTGGGCTTTCTTACGATCTTCTTCCACTTGAGCTAGGTTTTCTTTGACCATCTCCAATTCCTTCTGTGACTCATTTTgtacaaattccagagctttcaCAGTTCTCTCCAGACCACTTATCTTCTCTTGATACCTGATGCAGTCCTTCTGCAACTGCTTTACCTCTTGCTGCTTCTCTTTCAACAATTCCTGAAGCTCTTTTGTATGAGTTTTACTGCCCTGTCCTCCTTTCTGAGCACTCTGTAGCTTCTCCAAATATTCCTTCTGGATCTCTGACTCAATCCTGTTCTTCTCTTTAACTACTTGCCGCTTTTCTTCTTCTAGTTCACTCACACATTTTTGAAGGTTCTGAATTTCAGATTCTAATAACTCATTTCGCATTTGGGCATCTGTGACATCTTGCTGATAATTTCCAATGCTGCCATTAAGTTCAGCTAACTGATTCATAAGTCTCTCTTCCAGATCATCTTTTTCTACCTCCACCATTTCCTTCATCTTTGTGACTCTGACAAGCTCATGTTGGATTTTCTCATTTAATAGGTTTATCTTGGTAACTTCTTCACGAAGAGTTTTCAGTTCACCATCCTTTGCTTCTAATTGGTTCAGTAAGGCATCTTTCCTGTCTTCTAAAGAAGAGTCTACTTCTTCCctcatcttcttctcctcctctagTTCTTTAATTCTTTCTGCAAGCTGATCAATTTGCTGTATGTAGGTATTAATTTCATCATGTGAACTTATACCATCATTTGCACTGACATCTGCCATGGCATTGCCCTCCACTGGGATGGATGATGAATATTCTGAACTTGCACTTGTCCTCAAAGAGACTTGCTCTTCAACCTTACCTGGCACAGGTACAGCTACAGACACAGACGTAGCTTGCTGTGCCACTTCTATACTATCCATTTGGAGCTCATGCTTCTTAGGGCCTTCTATACTCTCTCTCAATTTGGATTCTGTTTCCTCCAAGTGCTGCTTTAAATTCTGAATCTCTTCACTTAAAGAGTACTTCAAAGTCATTAATGTTTCAAACTCTTTAGAAAGAGATTCATACTTTAGCTTAGTATCCTCCAGTTCCTCCTTCACACTGGGGCTGGAATAAAGCATTTCTGCAGGTTCTGTGGATTCACTGCCTGCTGGGTGGACCTCTGCTCTAAGGCGgtcattctcttcttccagcTCAAGGATTTTCTGCTGTTTGGATTTTGcaaattttctcatcttctccttcatttcttccatttcctgTTCTGCTTCCTGAAGCTGCTTTTCTGtgtctttcttctttgcttctgtGTTTTTTAACTTGCCATACAGTTCTTGTTTCTCTTGTCTCACAGTTTCTACAACATGCTGAATACGTTCTGCCTCATTACTGACATTCTCATATGACTGAAGAAGAATTTCATACTCCTTTTGCAGTTCCTTGTGCTTTTCCTGCCACTCAGTGTTTTCAGCAACATGGGCACATTTTAAAGATTCTATTTCCTTCACTAGTTTCTCCTTGTCTTCTGTAAGACCTTCTAGAGCTAGCTTCAGACTTTCACAAGAGCTACTGAGATTCTGACTTTCCAATAAAGATCTGTCCACTTCTGTAAtaagtctctctttctcttcctgaagAACAGTCAACCTGTCTAATAATACATCCCTTTCTTTACAGTGAGCAGAAACTTGGTTTTCTACATCTGCCAGAGTCTTTGTGAGAGTTTCAATATTATTTTTGGCCAAGGACAATTCTTCTTTAAGACATTTGCTCTCTTTCAAGGTCTCTTTTCTGGAGATAAGTGCAGCTTGGAGTTTCCTCTGAATTTGCTGCTTAGATTTAGCTTCTTCTTCCACCTCCTCCGGTTTCCGTTGAATTTCAGAAAGCTCCGTCTGAAgctgtttaattttttcttcatattctttggctTGCATTTCCAACTGTGCATGCAAAGCCCTAATCAAGTCCTCTTGCTCTACAATCTCTGTCTGCACTTTAACAaggatctcatttttttcttttacttgcaCATGAAGGAcatcaacttcttcattttttttgttcatgagACTTTTCAATTCATCTAGTTCAGGTTGTAATTCCCTAAAATGTTCTaattttgtgatttctgtttgtctGCTTTCCAATTCTAGTTTCATACTGGTTACCTGAGCTTCAGCCTCATGAGCAGCTACTTTAAGACCTTCTGCCTCTAAAAGCAGCTTTGTTATCTGTTCTTGTAACTTAATTGCCTCTTCTGATTTTTGAGAAAGGTCATTTATGGTAGAGCTGACTCTGAATTCTAGTTCTTCTTTCTGGATCTGTAGCTCTTTCAGCTGATCTCTAAGCAGTTCTACTGAACTGTCCTCTTCGGGCagttcatttctgcctcctgaacGCTCTACCCAATCTGGGTGCCAGCCAGATTCTGAAGTCATTTGTGGGGGCCACTGTTCTTTGGCTTTGGAAGTAGGTCCAATCATACTCTGAGAAGGTATGTCTAATTCCTGTGTGTTACTGTCCACAACTAAGCCACTGTCTGTAGACTCTCTTACTCGTATTTCAAGTTCCCGTAACTGGTCTCGTATGCTCTCATTCTCCTTGCTCTGTTCATCAAAACGTTCCTGTAAGAGATTATAATCATCTTTCTGCTGTTTTAGCTGTTCCCTATGGTGTCTGTCTTTCTCCTGTGCTTTTTTTAAAGTCACCTTGCGGGAAGCTAGCacttcttgtaatttcttttgaAGTTGTTCCTTTTCTTGTTCAAGATTCAAAATTCTGTCTTCTAGTTCTAGTTTCCAGTGTTCTCCACTTTCTGCACCAGCTGTGGTAATTACTATTGTCTCTTTTATGGGTATTGCTGAGTCTCCATCTCCAGAGTCCTTGTTAGAAGTGGTTAATTTTTGGATGACTGTCTGGTTTTCAGTTATTTCAGCTTTAAGCACATCTATGAGGTTTAATTTATCCTGCAAGCTCTGTTTCATCTCTTTGATCAATGCCTGTAGCTGTTCTTCAGCTGCTACTTTTTCTTCCAAATCTCTCTTTACATTCTGTAGCTCTAGTTCTTTCTCAGACATCTTCTGATTTAAAGATATTTCAGTTTCCTGACTTTCAGAAGTAACAgattcttctgtatttttttccccatctttaccCTGCTGAGTTGCTTCCATACCATCCCCCTCACAGAATAGAGTCTTTTCCTTAGACTCATTTTTCACTTCTGCCAATTCTTTCTCTAGCTGAGTGACTTTCTTCATTAGTTCCTTCCGGTTAATGAGAGCAGCCTGCAGCTTTCTCTTTATCTGGTCACTTTGTTTCTTCAGAAGATTCAATTCACTCTGAAGTTCCTCATTCTTTATCAGTGGAGCTGAAACTACTTTACCATCCTGATCATGTTGTACACCTGaacattcttcctttttctcttctgtttccttctcctttttgccTTCAGGAATGGACAGTACACTAAGCTTTTCTCTAAGTGCTTTGACTTCAACCCCAAGAGAAAACTTCTCTTCATTGAGCTGGACCATTTTCTCAGACATACGTACACTTATCTCAGTCACCTGTTGATCCTTCTCTTCAATGGCTTGTTGAAGGGTCTCTATGACCCTGGTTTTCTCTAATAAAAGTTGATCTATTCTTGCTGTCTCAAGTTCCTTCTCGGAGAGAGTCTGGGAAAGCTCTTCCATCTTGTTTGAGGTATCCCTTATATGCTCCTCCAAATCAaacattttactttctttcttttgcagCTCACTTTTCAGATTTCTGACTAGTGTGCTCTGGTCAGAAAGCTGGAGATGTACTTCATCCAATTCCTTCTGCAAAGTTTCAATTTTCAAATCCTTTGATTTTGATTCTGTGCTGAGACTCCTGATTTGTTCAGTTAGCAGGCTTTCCTGGGTGGTTTTATTTTCAAAGTCAgatattctttgtttttctgacTCTGCAAGGTTTTCTTGAAGCTGTTTTACTTGTGCCTTTAGCTCTGTAATGACGCAAAGTTCTTTTACCTGAACCAAAAGTTGATCTCTCTCATCACACAGAGCACTGAGTGTACtcttattcttttcctcatttttcttaaaGTTCTCTACTAGCTGCGCTAGCTTACTGATTTCCTCAGCTTTCTCCCCTAAACTTTTCTCATATGATTCCTCTGCTTTCTGAAGACTTGATTCAAGTTCCAATATTTGTCCTTCTAATCTTTTCAATTCATCTTGCTGAGGCAAAATAAGATCTTGAGCTACAGAAAGAGAGTCTTTTCCACTCTCTTCTACTGACTCCATTTCCACTCCAGTGTTGGCAACGTGAACTACAGGAATCTCTGGTAGTGTGCTGCCCTGATTCTGAGGTATGGTGTTTTCTGGACCTTCCACATCAATAACAATAGGGTTGcatgcttcactttgcattaaaGGAAAACTCTGTTCTGTGCCTTCGTGTATCATTCCTTCACCTGCTGCCTGCTTGATTTCCCCTTGTTCAAATGTCTCTGAAATCAAGTTTGTATCGGGCTTTGTAATCTGGAGCTGCCCTTTAAGGAATGCAATCTCCTCTTGGGCTTCTTTCATTTCCAACAGTAAAACTGACAACTTATGTTTCTGTGAAACAATGATCTCCAAGTTGTCTTCTTGTCTACTTTCCTCAGTAGAAGATTTGTTGGTACTActtttggtgatttcatcaatggTGATCTGtagccaaataaaaaaaataaaaaagagtgaaaatGTCAGCATTATAAGGCAGCAGAGAGACTGAAGAATTTGCTTCCTTATCAAGACAGAAATTAGAGTGATTATTACTCTAAAATTAATCCTGGAAAAAGATAGGTTGGAGGTACTAGACCAAAGAGTCATGAATGTATAGGGTATTCTAAATCCAACTGACATTCTAGATTTAGATAAAATAACACCAAAATCCAAATTCCCTCTCTACAAGAGAGAAGACATTAAGGCACCATGCTTTTATATAAGAGTTTTCAAGAAGAATAACCGCAATGTCAAAACATCCTTTTTAATAACTAAAGCTACCTAGCCAGCCCTCAGAGTCTGAGCACAACTCAAATACTTGCCATGTGGGAccaaaagaaatgattaaagcaacatggtatagtgaaaagatctATGGACCTGGATTCAcataacctgggttcaagtcctgactttgcCATTTATGAGCTGCGTGATTTGGGtaagtttcttaacctctctaagtTTCCTAATCTTCAAAGTGaaagagttgggctagatgaccattAAAGTCCCTTCCATATCTAAAATTAAGATATTGTGATTACATACAGCTTGCCCTCTAATAGGCATAGAGATATAGAGCTGTGCTAGCAAAGAGTGAAATAAACTAATGACAGGATGAGCTATGTAGAGCTATAGTTATTTCAGAGTAAAGGAAGGATTCAAGATATCTAGATACAAATGTAAATAAAGTGTAAGTAATAAATAAAGTATATGTCTCCCATAAATGTTCAGATTTAAAGTCAACTTGGAAAGATAATGCAATGGTATGATATAAAGACTGCTTGCCTGAGAATCACAGAACTTAGGTTCAGACCCCAGTTCTGAgtcttactacccatgtgacctgggcaagtgacttatcctctctgagcctcagtttccttatctataaaatgggggggggggttggaccaagatgacctctagggtctcttccaactGTAAACCTACGATCTTTCCCTTTACTCtagtccattcttttttttttaattttgagagtTTAATCACTTACCTGTCCTGTCACTTCTCCACCAGCCATCTCAGATCCACGCTGAGCCTCTAGGAGAGTAATCTGAGAATGTAGTCTTTCTGAAATGATGACAGACCATAGTTttagcttcaaagaaaaaaaatgaaatcccaGTCATCTCATACTTTCATGGAACAATCTTAGTCACTCCAGGAAAGTGAGACTAGATTTTTAAGAACGATGCAGGCTGGGAAACCTAGTGACGCAAATGTTGACAGACTTAAGATCAAGAATGAAGCATACATTTTCTGAAACAGGcaacatggaaatttgttttgctttattatgtatatttattacaagggtttttctttcttcttctttttcaatttttgggAGGAAACGGGAAGGAGAGTGGAGCTAGTGGTAGGGTtgcaaaaaagtggaaaaagaaagaaaagaaaggatcattaaaacatttttttgaagtGCACataagagaacaaaaggaagcaggaagagATGCAGGAAAataggacaactttgaaagttataGGCTGAATTTATTATGTTTAGGAAAAAAGCAAACACTGCATAATAAAGAGATTTGCACTTTCACATACAATACTCTTTTCTGTTGTACTTTAtaaatggaaatgcttattttatttggtattacactgaaaagtttttaaatgttaaagaTGATGAGGGTGCGAAATCACAAAAGAACTGAGCTAAAACTCAAAGATAAaatactttcaagaaattaggGTGTGAAAGACCTAAGAAAAAagctactaattttttttcttggaggggggaaggcagggcaattgggttaagtgacttgcccaaggtcacacagctagtaagtgcgtcaagtgtctgaggccgtttttgaactcaggtcctcctgactccaaggccagtgctctactcactgtgccacctagctgcccctactaatttttttttaaaagaaacgtTAGTCTGGGTAATGAACTTCCATCAAAATATCATCTAGAATTCAGTCACTACCATAACAGTAACAGGTGAGGAACTCAAAAGTGGGAAATAAAAAGCCCCAGTACAACATGGGTTTGGACCAAAAGTATAACAATAGTGTTCTATTTGTGAAAAACAAAATGCTTCCCAAACCTACAGATGTTATCAAAGTCCTGTTGCTCTCTGAAGCTTCTTTGAGAAGCTCAGACTCCATGACAAAGATACCTTTAGGTTATCTCAAATCTTAAACTGGGGTCTGTGACCttatattgtaaatattttgataatggtatcacaatacaattggtttcttctctaatcatatgtattttgttttatgcatttaaaaatactgttcTTGGAAGGAGTCtgtccataggcttcagcagatTGCTAAAGGAGTCCATAccataaaaaaagttaagaacctctgctttagaGATCATCCCATTCATTCTCTTGCCATTTGGAAAGACTAATATAACCCAGAAAGATGGGACACTATTTTGTCTTTAGAAAAGTCTAAGAAAAGAGAGTCTATAGCTTCTCTCCTTCACCCATTCCActgtttttcattaattttagGTGGGTTGGGAGGAACAAAAATTATCGACTTGATTTTGGAAGTGGGAGAAACACAAAGGcattaagaaattaagaaaagaataTAGACATAACTTGTGTTTGGATATTTATAATTACTTTTGAATAATTTTGTTAGATTCTCGCAGTAAGCTCAGTACTCTAGAACACTAATGCCAAAAAAGCACTAACTACTACcaccctcatcttcctgagctgtTTACATTTTCGATAGATGTGATACAACCTTCACACAAGATGTGACTACTACTAAGTAATGAGACAAATTCTGCATGTGGCTTCTAGAACCAATTGCCTTAATTTATAGTGAAAATTCATATACAGTTACCCGATGTAACACTAACATATGGattactcatttaatttttaatctccaATTAGGAATTTTCATATGTGCACTTTTAAGGCAGTTTGCAAACAGATGAACGACTTTCCAGATAGAGCAATTAGCctacaagtattcattaagcacttactgtgtcagtcactatgctaagcagtggggacacaaaagaaaagcaaagcatGTTCCCTGCCCTTAAGGGGTCCATATTTTAATGAAGTAGACATCATTCAAATAATTAGGTATATACAAAAGACATACAacataaatggaagacaatgttagaGGGAAGATACAAGAAGTGGCaggactgggaaagacctccTCCTGaatgtgggatttgagctgagtcttaaaggaagtcagcagagccaggaggtagaggtgaagatGGAGAGAATGATAGTCAAAGGGGTTAACCAATACAGATAAGGGGTCAGGAGATGGGAGTGTTGTGTTCAAGGACAACAGGAAGTCCACTGTCACTGGATCACGGTGACGAAGGGATGTGTTGAGGGGGGGAAAGGAGGTAAATTGTAAAAAGTCTGGAAATTTAGGGAGAGGCCAGTTTGTGTATGtgctaaacagagcattttacatttgatcctgggggtaacAGAAGGTCATTGGGGCTGACAGAATAGaaagatgacatggtcagacccttGCTTCAGGAAGATAACTTTGTCAGGTGAGCAGAGAATGAACTGAGGTAGGGAGAGACTTATGGCAGAGAGCTAGGGTGGCAGGTGTGTGAGTGGGGCACAAGGGACATAGAAGAAAtgtgttgtgaaggtaaaaatgacaagatttaacaacagattgaatatgtgggGCTGAGTGggaggaagagtcaaggatgacagcaAGTTGTGAGTCTGGATGATGAGAAGATGGTGAAACCTTCAAGAATAGTAGGAAagtgaagaagaggggaaggttttttgggggaaagataacaagtCCTGTTTTACACAtcctgagtttgagatgcctagggaacatctagtttgaaatgcaGAGCTGGACCAGGAGAACAAAGTTAAGGACAAATATatagatctaggagtcatctgcataataACTGaacccacaggagctgatgagattaccaagtaaCATGGTATAatcagggaaaagaagagggtccaggacagaaccttggtgGGCACTCACGGTTAGTAggtatgatctggatgaagatctacCAACAGAGATTGAGAAAGGGTGGTCAGCCAAataagaaaatcagaaaagaataGTGTGACAAAAACCCAGAGGAGAGAATATCTAGCAGAAATGGTACTGAAGGTTGTAGAGAGATCAAGAACAATAGGATTGAGAAAGGTCATTAGAGTGGTGAAAGCAGTTTCAGTTCAGGCATCAattatagatggctttctcaaggaatttaagaattttaaaagacaggagaagttGAGGATGTTAACTAGAGAGGATAGTCAGATAAagagtaggtttttttttaaggatgggagagatgtAGCAGTGTTTGTAGGCAGCTGGGAAGATGCCAAtaaacagggagagactgaagattaaagACAGggtgggaatgatagaaggggcaatctgctggagaagatgagaaggGGATGGAATCAAAGGC
This Trichosurus vulpecula isolate mTriVul1 chromosome 2, mTriVul1.pri, whole genome shotgun sequence DNA region includes the following protein-coding sequences:
- the GOLGB1 gene encoding golgin subfamily B member 1 isoform X2, producing the protein MLSRLSGIANTVLQELSGDGTDGDMMGPPNPELTQEPDVAFNNGTNEDILERLAHTEQLVVQLKDVIREKDTQLQQKDVILEEERKAADMKMTKLKLQAKARLASLNKRMEEMKAQGGMGLSQEPQSEKLQFPSKCDTSPKEDQMEGFEMLKQKLQEKEELISSLQTQLSQVQAEKAAQCDAPPKEEQMEGFEMLKQKLQEKEELISSLQTQLSQVQAENAAQEVVREKDARFESQVRLHEDELLQLVTQKEMETEMQQNLRTLHRKLEEQEEALLGRAQVVDLLQQELSAAEQKNQVLSEQLQQLEAEQNTLKTILETERQESKSLIEKMELEVAERKLSLHSLEEEMRCLLEQLEQAGHMRAELESQCSALEQQHKIAGEEKDCQILHLQKSEKELQAACEALKIQNENLLQDISHQAVQSAQTIQQLEDELHQKSKEINQFLVEPVLQKSEMASQTSSPDENSQAVKVDLEENIASLQKRVAELEEEKCTLLLSTVELEELKVENERLHSQITLLEAQRGSEMAGGEVTGQITIDEITKSSTNKSSTEESRQEDNLEIIVSQKHKLSVLLLEMKEAQEEIAFLKGQLQITKPDTNLISETFEQGEIKQAAGEGMIHEGTEQSFPLMQSEACNPIVIDVEGPENTIPQNQGSTLPEIPVVHVANTGVEMESVEESGKDSLSVAQDLILPQQDELKRLEGQILELESSLQKAEESYEKSLGEKAEEISKLAQLVENFKKNEEKNKSTLSALCDERDQLLVQVKELCVITELKAQVKQLQENLAESEKQRISDFENKTTQESLLTEQIRSLSTESKSKDLKIETLQKELDEVHLQLSDQSTLVRNLKSELQKKESKMFDLEEHIRDTSNKMEELSQTLSEKELETARIDQLLLEKTRVIETLQQAIEEKDQQVTEISVRMSEKMVQLNEEKFSLGVEVKALREKLSVLSIPEGKKEKETEEKKEECSGVQHDQDGKVVSAPLIKNEELQSELNLLKKQSDQIKRKLQAALINRKELMKKVTQLEKELAEVKNESKEKTLFCEGDGMEATQQGKDGEKNTEESVTSESQETEISLNQKMSEKELELQNVKRDLEEKVAAEEQLQALIKEMKQSLQDKLNLIDVLKAEITENQTVIQKLTTSNKDSGDGDSAIPIKETIVITTAGAESGEHWKLELEDRILNLEQEKEQLQKKLQEVLASRKVTLKKAQEKDRHHREQLKQQKDDYNLLQERFDEQSKENESIRDQLRELEIRVRESTDSGLVVDSNTQELDIPSQSMIGPTSKAKEQWPPQMTSESGWHPDWVERSGGRNELPEEDSSVELLRDQLKELQIQKEELEFRVSSTINDLSQKSEEAIKLQEQITKLLLEAEGLKVAAHEAEAQVTSMKLELESRQTEITKLEHFRELQPELDELKSLMNKKNEEVDVLHVQVKEKNEILVKVQTEIVEQEDLIRALHAQLEMQAKEYEEKIKQLQTELSEIQRKPEEVEEEAKSKQQIQRKLQAALISRKETLKESKCLKEELSLAKNNIETLTKTLADVENQVSAHCKERDVLLDRLTVLQEEKERLITEVDRSLLESQNLSSSCESLKLALEGLTEDKEKLVKEIESLKCAHVAENTEWQEKHKELQKEYEILLQSYENVSNEAERIQHVVETVRQEKQELYGKLKNTEAKKKDTEKQLQEAEQEMEEMKEKMRKFAKSKQQKILELEEENDRLRAEVHPAGSESTEPAEMLYSSPSVKEELEDTKLKYESLSKEFETLMTLKYSLSEEIQNLKQHLEETESKLRESIEGPKKHELQMDSIEVAQQATSVSVAVPVPGKVEEQVSLRTSASSEYSSSIPVEGNAMADVSANDGISSHDEINTYIQQIDQLAERIKELEEEKKMREEVDSSLEDRKDALLNQLEAKDGELKTLREEVTKINLLNEKIQHELVRVTKMKEMVEVEKDDLEERLMNQLAELNGSIGNYQQDVTDAQMRNELLESEIQNLQKCVSELEEEKRQVVKEKNRIESEIQKEYLEKLQSAQKGGQGSKTHTKELQELLKEKQQEVKQLQKDCIRYQEKISGLERTVKALEFVQNESQKELEMVKENLAQVEEDRKKAQEELDYCKVLLDDTQSEAARVLADSLKVKKELQSNKELVKSQMKQKDEDLERKLEQAEDKHMKEVKNMQEKLDALHREKVHLEETFGEVQVTLNKKDQEVKQLQENLNSTLAQLAAFTKSMSSLQDDRDRVIDEAKKWERKFSDAIQTKEEEIRAKEENCSVLKDHLRQMSIHMEELQINISRLEHDKQTWESKAQTEVQFQQKVSENLQGENKGLMSQLEESKQMYSNSQNELAKLDVEVKSLRDQLTEANNSFANCKEAKEKLEGIVKQQETDLQNCKFNCEQLEADLQASRDLTGKLHEEISTKEQKIITLLSAKEEAVLLAISELQQQHGKEVKELESQLAQKEEEKAALEDEKKKAVDKTTQLMETMKTVRKDSKQQKAQLDSFTKSMSSLQDDRDRILGDYRQLEERHLSAILEKDQLIQEAATENNKLKEEIRCLRGQMDDLNSENAKLTAEQYQRITKDYQQRQLLEIRLQRSQELENEKIELERKLKASEASREDLKRSSDALEEEKQILSKEIESLKTSVSQLKCQVAALQEGESLGDFQAQLKGGEEEVQRLGITLSLSQKKVTELEEELVRVQKEAAKKVGEIEEKLKKELKHLRHDAGIMRNETETAEERVAELASDLVEMEQSLLKVTEENKDLKAQIQAFGKSMSSLQDSRDHANEELQELKKQHAASLEEQQCHIDALKKEMTQLREEQILLSRERDDLVSKVASLESHAEDDSSLPHLEKLNQQLRSKDEELFHLSSQLEGSSNQIQSFSKAMASLQAERDHLLSELDKMRKSEEGKQWSSSQPFTSPSEVQSLKKAMSSLQNDRDRLLKELKNLQQQYLQINQENTELRPLKVQLEEYQEQTNKYQSLQEQLKQENLSCQQELQHLRVEKNTWEVQEKRVREQYLMALSDKEQQLSHLQSLVQELRSASRRPSILSEQYQRQASAEATASSESSRVLDSEIGLLKAQLNDSLKEVHQKELRIQQLNSKLSQIFEEKSSLSIQLRDSSHSLRESHQRYNDLLNHCTGLKKQIQEMQLLSKETGTPTTDAAPGAPQEKNEPQRESDPMELRELQLRFSEAQQEQCNTRQEVSHLKKLLEEERDHRLAAEEALSAAQEEIRRMELNEWPPAQNSGISDCGLHEQAILIEPVNSSFRRTRSNVGWRRILRSLCYSRTRVPLLAAVYILVLHILVLLCFTGHL